In the genome of Candidatus Zymogenus saltonus, one region contains:
- a CDS encoding pilus assembly protein PilP: MDKIPFLKSETKKEVSKRQKLSDPNDPNVIKKSTGPKDKVTPPGEGVKEEETEGIPAKPEGDETVQPEKEKIAKGPVPEKKEEVKSPGPEDKTPVEDKGKGVPIKPPNGDAKTPKETKAPETVEGEKPEKKGEKKESDTETAEAPEKLEPEKPSVEDKGTEKDSGKGNVIGEDIALLPASPGSEMPKDDTAAKKDGFIIDKEFKYDPTKKRDPFRPYNVKIEKKIEKPEEELTPLQKFKLSQLTVKAIIYDPETDTGVAMIEDPTKRGYNIYVGTEIANGKVIAITPSEIRVQVEFTDYFDNPKTTIETLKVK; encoded by the coding sequence ATGGACAAGATACCTTTTTTAAAGTCCGAGACAAAAAAGGAAGTGTCCAAGAGGCAAAAACTCAGCGATCCAAATGATCCGAATGTAATCAAGAAAAGTACCGGGCCCAAGGATAAGGTGACGCCCCCTGGCGAGGGGGTGAAAGAGGAAGAAACGGAGGGAATTCCAGCCAAGCCCGAGGGTGATGAAACGGTTCAGCCCGAAAAGGAGAAAATCGCCAAAGGACCCGTACCGGAAAAGAAGGAAGAAGTGAAATCCCCAGGACCCGAGGACAAGACTCCCGTTGAGGATAAGGGGAAAGGCGTGCCTATAAAGCCTCCAAACGGAGATGCAAAGACTCCAAAGGAGACGAAAGCTCCGGAGACGGTTGAGGGAGAAAAGCCCGAGAAGAAGGGAGAAAAGAAGGAGTCGGACACCGAAACCGCGGAAGCGCCCGAAAAGCTCGAACCGGAAAAGCCTTCCGTGGAGGACAAGGGAACGGAGAAGGATTCCGGGAAAGGGAATGTCATCGGGGAAGATATCGCACTCCTTCCGGCCTCTCCTGGATCCGAAATGCCTAAGGATGATACTGCGGCCAAGAAAGACGGATTCATTATCGATAAAGAATTTAAATATGATCCTACGAAGAAGAGGGATCCCTTCAGGCCGTATAATGTAAAAATTGAAAAGAAGATTGAAAAGCCTGAGGAAGAGCTTACGCCGTTGCAGAAATTTAAACTTTCCCAGTTAACGGTAAAGGCGATAATTTACGATCCCGAGACGGATACGGGGGTGGCCATGATCGAGGATCCCACAAAGAGGGGTTACAACATCTATGTGGGCACGGAAATAGCGAATGGGAAGGTCATTGCAATCACTCCCAGCGAGATTCGCGTTCAGGTTGAATTTACGGACTATTTTGACAATCCTAAAACTACAATTGAGACCTTGAAAGTAAAGTAA
- a CDS encoding diguanylate cyclase yields MTLPLVPLFLTAVVRLGGSGRSILTEIEFALIFAVLTIVVIHITGLSNSSLYPMLFLTASILAVVLDIKVSIGTFLFLAVSDIISVYVIERPVEITEMVFKRTVVSSLFFIFFLLYGRIEFVKRAEIGRRLRRFEEDLKGVKGGAFVEKGGVSGETIEKEAVKTLANVDDTMFEILDGARDALKVNGICYLVPDMEGGGFRVREGSSLKGEFNFDSSVEDKHFRTVMRTGRPLTIHGEGGGGKLDPDYYIDTPSGVSILAVVPVFDEGEVKGVLVFDGRIDDGESEGRLPIFRLVAFMVGEMVGYRVHLSRFVVNLRELEELYAVSRKLAEAKKVGDVLDIVFAAAARMLPVKSMAFTSSRGDESVVISYWGEDAEKYRKIRFENGDSLVGWVLENRKYLVYEGGGKRRDVFGQKHKIEKGRAFMIFPLVSEEELIGTFVLILRSERLPYRFYIRIMEVIINMTAVSMVGLRLMKRLNRLAVTDPMTGLFNRRRFNRALREQWEQAERYSENLSLLIIDIDFFKKINDTYGHSAGDEVIKEVSNTILKITRKVDIVSRIGGEEFAVLLPRISRESGLATAERIRRAVKKGMIRAGSGNISVTVSVGVASYPGDWPSVEELMKGADDALYRAKETGRDRCVAK; encoded by the coding sequence TTGACCCTGCCCCTTGTGCCCCTATTCTTGACGGCGGTGGTCAGGCTTGGGGGCAGCGGAAGATCAATCCTGACGGAGATCGAGTTCGCCCTCATCTTTGCGGTCCTCACGATCGTCGTAATCCATATAACCGGCCTTTCAAACTCGTCCCTCTACCCGATGCTGTTTCTCACCGCTTCTATTTTGGCCGTAGTTCTGGATATAAAGGTGAGTATTGGCACCTTTTTGTTCCTCGCAGTGTCAGATATTATATCAGTTTATGTCATTGAAAGACCCGTCGAGATAACCGAAATGGTATTCAAGCGGACGGTCGTATCTTCCCTGTTTTTCATATTTTTCCTCCTCTACGGCAGGATAGAGTTTGTAAAGAGGGCCGAGATCGGGAGGAGGCTAAGGAGGTTTGAGGAAGATCTGAAGGGAGTAAAGGGAGGGGCTTTCGTTGAAAAGGGTGGAGTGTCAGGCGAGACCATCGAGAAAGAGGCGGTAAAGACCCTGGCCAATGTCGACGACACCATGTTTGAGATCCTCGACGGGGCTAGGGATGCGCTTAAAGTAAACGGGATCTGCTATCTTGTCCCCGATATGGAGGGCGGTGGCTTCCGGGTGAGGGAGGGCTCGTCTTTGAAGGGTGAATTCAACTTCGACTCTTCGGTGGAAGATAAACATTTTAGGACGGTGATGCGGACGGGAAGGCCGCTCACGATCCACGGTGAAGGCGGGGGCGGGAAGCTCGATCCTGACTATTACATCGATACACCCTCCGGTGTATCTATTCTGGCGGTCGTCCCGGTTTTTGACGAAGGGGAGGTAAAGGGGGTTTTGGTGTTCGACGGCCGTATCGATGACGGGGAATCGGAAGGGCGCCTCCCCATCTTTCGGCTCGTGGCGTTCATGGTCGGGGAGATGGTGGGGTACAGGGTGCACCTATCGAGGTTTGTCGTGAATCTTCGCGAGCTTGAGGAGCTTTACGCCGTCAGCAGGAAGCTTGCCGAGGCGAAGAAGGTGGGGGATGTATTGGATATTGTGTTTGCGGCGGCGGCAAGGATGCTTCCGGTAAAGAGCATGGCGTTCACCTCCAGTCGCGGCGATGAGAGCGTCGTCATCTCTTACTGGGGGGAAGATGCCGAAAAGTATAGAAAGATCAGGTTTGAAAACGGCGATTCCCTGGTCGGCTGGGTGCTCGAAAACAGGAAATATCTCGTTTATGAAGGGGGGGGTAAAAGAAGAGATGTTTTTGGCCAAAAGCACAAGATAGAAAAGGGGAGGGCTTTTATGATCTTCCCCCTCGTCTCGGAGGAGGAGCTTATAGGAACCTTTGTTCTTATTTTGCGCTCTGAGCGCCTTCCCTATAGGTTTTATATCAGGATCATGGAGGTTATCATCAACATGACGGCGGTTTCGATGGTGGGGTTGAGGCTGATGAAGAGGCTGAACAGGCTTGCCGTAACCGACCCGATGACGGGGCTTTTCAACAGGAGGAGGTTTAACAGGGCGCTCAGGGAGCAGTGGGAGCAGGCCGAGAGATATTCGGAGAACCTGTCGCTTCTGATAATCGATATCGACTTTTTCAAGAAGATCAACGACACTTACGGACACTCGGCCGGGGACGAGGTGATAAAGGAGGTCTCCAACACGATTTTAAAGATCACGAGGAAGGTGGATATTGTCAGCAGAATAGGGGGGGAAGAGTTCGCGGTTCTGCTCCCGAGGATATCAAGGGAGAGCGGACTTGCAACCGCCGAGAGGATCAGGAGGGCGGTGAAGAAGGGGATGATCAGGGCAGGGAGCGGAAATATCTCCGTCACGGTAAGCGTTGGGGTTGCATCTTATCCCGGGGATTGGCCGTCTGTGGAGGAGTTGATGAAGGGCGCAGACGATGCCCTTTACAGGGCGAAGGAGACCGGGAGGGACCGTTGTGTCGCAAAATGA
- the pilQ gene encoding type IV pilus secretin PilQ, with translation MKGKSVQLESVTEMKDKVIISLKSEGKLDYTPYRLESPLRLVVDMPNALFEESEKKVSVENGTISTINQKNMTTDGKNVARLEIYLVGDTNYLIPEQVGNTLKIEIQRLDGAGTSALEDGAVPKTGEVAPKTEEKKWTNSATKIINVEKSDDVSGTKITIFADGYVKDFESFVLEDPYRLVVDISGVKSSYPNKSIEVGSKDVKNIRIGIHPDKVRFVFESGISSGLNKYNVYSKENKLMVVFGKAIDTAFESDTAETTTPASKTPSAPLSGGAVKLNEIKYEDKADVSRVIISASGTADYTAKMISDSSVVVDIPNAVIDQSLNKSLDVSKSDGPIKSIKTYRTETGGVSSARVIVELSKRVAYNYFSEGTNIIVDFSKREGVSLAPDTTKIEDEGVKPKDITLAQPATLPGETPSTTESEVAAPEVTGPGGDTFGETGDGETKYTGKKISLVFTNADIRNIFQLIAEVSNLNMLVDSDVRGRITLRLVKVPWDQALDIILSTTGLGMTRVGNVIRIARRTTLARERTTELASRRAQEELEDLVTRKVDLSYAPLTAVQAVIRPMLSARGSITTFTQTQSLLITDIAARLDDILKVIKKLDVATPEIRLEVRIVEASDTFTQELGVNWVIAHFDDDANNGYSGSKTTGGTLANTFLNNTNIFDSGFGAIFPSVPSSALGVGGASVVIGLLEDTLRLDIQLRALESMGEVEIIESPKIRVLNNVAAELSITRRIPIRNVTTETSEEGNVSTESEITYQNIVTDLKITPTISADKRVRLDVELTHTTLGDAVSITLDGVLNTYYITDTKEIDTEVLVNNRDTVVIGGLYRKRKSNVDLGLPLLKDIPVLGWLFKTRTTEDTRRELLIFVTPTIVRESEGVVSEINE, from the coding sequence ATGAAGGGAAAGAGTGTCCAGCTCGAATCGGTTACGGAGATGAAAGACAAAGTGATCATTTCCCTGAAATCCGAGGGCAAGCTTGATTACACACCCTATCGGTTGGAGTCTCCATTGAGGTTGGTGGTTGATATGCCCAATGCGCTCTTCGAGGAATCCGAAAAGAAGGTATCTGTTGAAAACGGGACTATAAGCACCATCAATCAAAAGAATATGACCACAGACGGGAAGAATGTCGCCAGGTTGGAGATATATCTCGTCGGTGATACCAACTATCTCATTCCTGAGCAGGTGGGCAACACCCTCAAGATCGAGATTCAGAGGCTCGATGGGGCGGGAACCTCGGCCCTTGAGGATGGTGCCGTTCCGAAAACGGGTGAAGTCGCCCCCAAGACCGAAGAGAAGAAATGGACCAATTCCGCCACAAAGATCATCAACGTGGAGAAATCGGATGACGTCTCCGGAACCAAGATCACCATATTTGCGGACGGATATGTAAAGGACTTCGAGTCTTTCGTCCTTGAAGACCCGTATCGTCTTGTGGTTGATATCAGCGGTGTAAAGAGCAGTTATCCGAATAAATCGATCGAGGTGGGCAGCAAGGATGTAAAGAATATCAGGATAGGGATTCATCCGGACAAGGTGAGGTTCGTTTTCGAGTCGGGGATCTCGAGCGGTCTCAATAAATACAATGTTTACTCCAAAGAGAACAAGTTGATGGTGGTCTTCGGCAAGGCCATCGATACCGCCTTTGAGTCCGATACAGCGGAGACCACGACGCCTGCCTCGAAAACGCCGTCTGCGCCTTTATCGGGAGGAGCGGTAAAGCTGAACGAGATTAAATATGAAGACAAGGCGGACGTTTCAAGGGTGATCATAAGCGCGAGCGGCACGGCGGACTATACGGCGAAGATGATCTCGGATTCTAGCGTGGTCGTGGACATTCCAAACGCCGTGATAGATCAATCTTTGAATAAGAGCCTCGACGTATCGAAGTCCGATGGCCCAATAAAGAGTATCAAAACGTACAGGACCGAGACCGGGGGTGTATCGTCTGCGAGGGTTATCGTTGAGCTTTCAAAGAGGGTTGCATACAACTACTTTTCCGAGGGCACCAATATAATAGTCGATTTCTCTAAGAGGGAGGGGGTATCTTTGGCTCCCGATACTACGAAGATCGAGGATGAGGGCGTAAAGCCCAAAGATATAACCCTTGCACAGCCCGCAACACTGCCAGGGGAAACCCCATCCACCACGGAGTCCGAGGTGGCGGCCCCTGAGGTCACGGGTCCCGGAGGCGATACGTTCGGAGAGACGGGGGACGGGGAGACCAAATACACGGGAAAGAAGATATCCCTTGTTTTTACAAACGCCGACATTAGAAACATCTTCCAGCTTATTGCAGAGGTAAGCAACCTCAATATGCTGGTCGATTCGGACGTTCGCGGCAGGATTACCCTACGTCTGGTGAAGGTCCCGTGGGATCAGGCCCTCGATATTATCCTGTCTACCACCGGTCTCGGCATGACGAGGGTGGGTAACGTAATACGTATTGCCAGAAGGACAACCCTTGCCAGGGAGCGCACCACGGAGCTGGCGTCCAGAAGGGCCCAGGAGGAGCTGGAGGATCTCGTTACGAGAAAAGTCGATCTTAGCTACGCGCCATTGACAGCCGTTCAGGCCGTTATAAGGCCGATGCTCAGCGCCAGGGGATCGATAACGACCTTTACCCAGACCCAGTCACTGCTGATCACGGATATTGCCGCCCGGCTCGATGATATCTTGAAGGTGATCAAAAAACTCGACGTTGCAACGCCCGAGATACGCCTCGAGGTGAGGATCGTGGAGGCGAGCGACACCTTCACGCAGGAGCTGGGGGTCAACTGGGTCATTGCACACTTTGACGATGATGCCAACAACGGGTACAGCGGAAGTAAGACCACCGGCGGTACCCTGGCGAACACATTTTTGAACAACACGAATATTTTTGACTCCGGCTTCGGGGCGATCTTCCCCTCCGTCCCGTCTTCCGCCCTCGGCGTCGGCGGCGCCTCGGTTGTAATCGGTCTCCTCGAAGATACCTTGAGGCTAGATATTCAATTAAGGGCACTCGAATCCATGGGGGAGGTGGAGATTATAGAATCCCCGAAGATAAGGGTGCTGAACAACGTTGCCGCGGAGTTGTCCATTACGAGGAGGATACCGATACGAAACGTTACAACCGAAACCAGTGAAGAAGGCAATGTCAGCACGGAATCGGAGATTACATATCAAAATATCGTCACGGATCTCAAGATTACTCCCACCATCTCCGCGGACAAGAGGGTAAGACTGGATGTGGAGCTCACCCATACAACTCTTGGAGACGCGGTCAGCATTACGCTGGACGGTGTCCTGAATACCTACTATATTACCGATACCAAGGAGATTGACACTGAGGTATTGGTAAATAACCGCGACACGGTGGTGATCGGTGGGCTTTACAGAAAGAGAAAGTCGAATGTTGACCTGGGACTTCCGCTGCTTAAGGACATCCCCGTTTTGGGATGGCTCTTTAAGACAAGGACAACGGAAGATACAAGAAGGGAGCTCTTGATTTTTGTGACTCCCACAATTGTCAGAGAGAGCGAGGGTGTTGTCTCCGAGATCAACGAGTAG
- the pilM gene encoding type IV pilus assembly protein PilM: MIGKKKDLIAIDIGSSSIKLLEIKESKRGYNLTNFGIAELHPETIVDGAIMDTAAVVDAIQSLVTGLKVKVKDVATSISGNAVRIQKITLPTMSQEELEESIQWEAEQYIPFDISDVNIDFQILETLEDGSGQMEVMLAAAKKDVISEYIAVISEAGLNVVVVDVDCFALENMYDVNYQFDSGDVIALINVGASFTNINIIKNGVSAFTRDISSGGNQYTEELQKRFSISYDEAESLKLGKGGRDVSKEEIINVINQVSGDLVASEIQKTIDYFLSQGTSDSVSKIYLSGGTSKTPGLSRVIKDKSGTNVEMVNPFANIDFNEKLFDASYIQDIAPFGAVGVGLALRRGGDK; encoded by the coding sequence ATGATAGGGAAAAAGAAAGATCTGATAGCCATAGATATAGGCTCCAGCTCGATAAAATTACTTGAGATAAAGGAGTCTAAGAGGGGCTACAACCTGACAAATTTCGGGATAGCGGAGCTGCATCCCGAGACGATAGTCGACGGTGCAATCATGGATACGGCGGCCGTTGTCGACGCTATCCAGAGTCTTGTGACCGGATTGAAGGTGAAGGTAAAGGATGTGGCCACATCGATTTCCGGAAACGCCGTCAGGATTCAGAAAATCACCCTTCCCACCATGTCTCAGGAAGAGCTGGAGGAGTCGATTCAGTGGGAGGCGGAGCAGTATATACCCTTTGATATCTCCGATGTCAACATAGATTTCCAGATACTGGAAACCCTGGAGGACGGATCGGGGCAGATGGAGGTAATGCTTGCCGCGGCGAAAAAGGATGTAATAAGTGAATATATTGCGGTTATAAGTGAGGCTGGGCTGAACGTCGTGGTTGTAGATGTCGATTGCTTTGCGCTGGAGAATATGTATGACGTCAACTATCAGTTTGACAGCGGGGATGTCATAGCCCTTATAAATGTCGGCGCCAGCTTTACCAATATCAATATTATCAAGAACGGAGTGTCCGCCTTTACCAGAGACATATCTTCCGGGGGAAATCAATATACCGAGGAGCTTCAGAAGCGCTTTTCGATCAGTTATGACGAGGCCGAGTCGTTAAAGCTGGGCAAGGGCGGAAGGGACGTATCCAAAGAAGAGATTATAAACGTTATTAATCAGGTCTCGGGGGACCTCGTGGCATCCGAGATACAGAAGACTATCGATTACTTCTTGTCCCAGGGGACCAGCGATTCGGTCAGCAAAATCTATTTAAGCGGAGGAACGTCAAAGACTCCCGGGCTGAGCCGGGTCATAAAGGACAAATCCGGCACAAACGTGGAAATGGTAAATCCCTTTGCGAACATTGATTTTAACGAGAAGCTCTTCGACGCATCATATATTCAGGATATAGCGCCGTTTGGAGCGGTGGGGGTCGGCTTGGCCTTGAGGCGGGGTGGCGACAAATGA
- the aroB gene encoding 3-dehydroquinate synthase, giving the protein MEEIKVNLGERSYPIYIGFGILDDAGSLLEAADVCVLTNPVVESLYFGRLEAAIKDAGIEVTRIIVPDGEESKNFDVLCKVYDSLVTAGAARSTPLLTLGGGVIGDLGGFAAGSFMRGIPYVQIPTTLLSQVDSSVGGKTAVNHPSGKNLIGLFYQPKFVLIDINTLKTLPEEEFLSGLAEVIKYGIISDRELFDYLESKRDRILNKDGEAIKYIIKSSLKIKADIVSRDEREAGLRAVLNFGHTFGHAVENLTGYGVVKHGMAVAKGMAVSIEISRKMGLLSGSEQDRMLNLLEDYGFDLSLPKFSKGEYESVINYDKKASGEAINFVLTEGIGCVSLKMERVSDIVDIIEF; this is encoded by the coding sequence ATGGAAGAGATTAAGGTCAATCTGGGGGAGAGGTCCTATCCCATTTATATAGGATTTGGAATATTGGACGATGCCGGCTCGCTTTTAGAAGCGGCAGATGTGTGCGTCCTCACAAATCCGGTTGTGGAATCCCTTTACTTCGGGAGACTCGAGGCGGCAATAAAGGACGCCGGGATCGAGGTCACAAGGATCATAGTGCCGGACGGGGAGGAATCCAAGAATTTTGACGTTTTATGCAAGGTTTACGATTCCCTTGTTACGGCCGGGGCGGCAAGATCAACCCCACTTTTGACGCTCGGGGGGGGCGTGATCGGAGACTTGGGGGGGTTCGCGGCGGGGAGTTTCATGAGGGGCATCCCCTACGTGCAGATACCTACAACCCTCCTGTCCCAGGTCGACTCCTCGGTTGGAGGAAAGACCGCCGTAAACCACCCCAGCGGGAAGAACCTGATAGGGCTCTTTTACCAGCCCAAGTTCGTGCTTATTGACATCAATACCCTCAAAACGCTTCCGGAGGAGGAGTTTCTCTCCGGTCTTGCCGAGGTAATCAAGTACGGTATAATATCGGATCGGGAGCTCTTCGATTATTTGGAATCGAAGAGGGATAGAATCCTGAATAAGGACGGGGAAGCGATTAAGTATATAATAAAGTCCTCTCTTAAAATCAAGGCGGATATAGTGTCGAGGGACGAGAGGGAGGCCGGGCTTCGGGCCGTCCTTAACTTCGGGCACACCTTTGGGCACGCGGTGGAGAATCTCACCGGGTACGGGGTTGTAAAACATGGAATGGCCGTTGCAAAGGGGATGGCCGTATCGATCGAGATTTCAAGAAAGATGGGGTTGTTGTCGGGATCGGAACAAGACAGGATGTTGAATCTTCTCGAAGATTACGGCTTTGATCTTTCGCTGCCAAAATTTTCAAAAGGAGAATATGAAAGCGTGATTAATTATGATAAAAAGGCCAGTGGCGAGGCAATTAATTTTGTCTTGACAGAGGGCATAGGGTGTGTTAGCTTAAAAATGGAGAGGGTCTCAGATATAGTTGATATTATTGAATTTTAG
- a CDS encoding PilN domain-containing protein, whose product MIKINLLETREVKKKETLRQQVVIAVLALIATLGIIGYFHLGITKKIEETIEKKEKLDNDIKTLQKEAEALKKFKKQVSDLESRRNVIRNLQSERNGPVMVMDEIADVMPRELWIDDFQLKGSKLTIKGYTADNETLATFMRNLDSSNYFKGITLTQSKKSQKEGLTVNTFALSMGVMYPKMEGEEEKVAEKPAEKKKPAKKKPAKKKKK is encoded by the coding sequence ATGATAAAGATAAATCTCCTCGAAACAAGGGAAGTAAAAAAGAAAGAAACGCTGCGTCAGCAGGTTGTTATAGCGGTTCTGGCGCTCATTGCCACGCTGGGGATTATCGGATATTTCCATCTTGGAATTACGAAAAAAATTGAAGAGACGATTGAGAAGAAGGAAAAGTTAGACAATGATATAAAGACGCTGCAAAAAGAGGCGGAGGCCCTGAAGAAGTTCAAGAAACAGGTGAGTGATCTGGAATCGAGGCGAAATGTTATCAGGAACCTCCAGTCCGAGCGGAACGGCCCCGTTATGGTGATGGATGAAATAGCGGACGTTATGCCCCGGGAGCTCTGGATCGATGATTTCCAGCTTAAGGGCTCGAAATTGACCATAAAGGGGTATACGGCGGACAACGAAACCCTTGCAACCTTTATGAGAAATTTGGATAGCAGTAATTATTTCAAGGGCATTACTTTAACTCAGAGCAAGAAGTCCCAAAAGGAGGGTCTTACGGTAAATACTTTCGCTCTGAGTATGGGGGTTATGTATCCAAAGATGGAGGGCGAAGAAGAAAAGGTAGCGGAGAAACCGGCGGAGAAAAAGAAGCCCGCAAAAAAGAAACCGGCGAAGAAAAAGAAAAAATAG
- a CDS encoding shikimate kinase: MGKNVVLVGFMGTGKSRVGSILARKMRRRFIDLDDEIVRQSGISIKEIFDRYGEDRFRELESEAVRRVSSMEDLVISTGGGVLIREENVEMLKQNGVLVCLEASAGEILRRVGGRTHRPLLNVEDKIGAIEEKIEERRRFYAFADLSVDTEKGGPDMIAAEVFKAFSDYVKDGRD; the protein is encoded by the coding sequence ATGGGGAAAAACGTCGTATTAGTCGGATTTATGGGCACGGGGAAGTCGAGGGTGGGGAGTATCCTCGCAAGGAAGATGAGGAGGAGATTTATAGATCTCGACGATGAGATAGTTAGACAAAGCGGCATCAGCATCAAAGAGATATTTGACAGGTACGGAGAAGACCGCTTCAGGGAGCTGGAGTCGGAGGCCGTAAGGAGGGTGTCTTCGATGGAAGATCTCGTCATATCCACGGGGGGCGGGGTGCTCATCAGGGAGGAGAATGTAGAGATGCTCAAACAAAACGGTGTCTTGGTCTGTCTCGAGGCCTCGGCAGGGGAGATCTTAAGAAGGGTGGGGGGGCGGACCCACCGGCCACTTCTCAACGTGGAGGACAAGATTGGGGCGATAGAGGAGAAGATCGAGGAAAGACGCCGATTCTATGCTTTCGCCGACCTGAGCGTAGATACGGAAAAGGGGGGGCCGGATATGATTGCGGCGGAGGTTTTTAAGGCGTTTTCTGATTACGTGAAAGATGGAAGAGATTAA
- the pilO gene encoding type 4a pilus biogenesis protein PilO: MAFSLDVINKIPGYQRGLILLGLMILLGVGYYFGIYTGKKVELKKQEDAVAKLEKDLQKLEETKKNLAAFEAKAKKLEVELGILEIEIPKSSEIPDILSYISTSGKESGLDFLLFKPGKEKNIKEKNYIEVPVSISVKGTYNSFAVFLDKIRTLDRIINVRNITMKKSSISGGNVILQISCTAVTFKFPN; encoded by the coding sequence GTGGCCTTTTCGTTGGATGTAATAAACAAGATACCGGGGTATCAAAGGGGTTTGATACTTCTTGGATTGATGATTCTTTTAGGCGTGGGGTATTACTTCGGGATCTATACCGGCAAAAAAGTGGAGCTGAAAAAGCAAGAAGATGCCGTGGCAAAATTAGAGAAGGATCTTCAAAAGCTCGAAGAGACCAAGAAAAATCTGGCGGCCTTTGAAGCGAAGGCGAAGAAGCTTGAGGTGGAGCTCGGAATCCTCGAGATAGAGATTCCGAAGAGCTCGGAAATACCCGACATATTGTCATATATCTCGACCAGCGGAAAGGAATCCGGCCTTGATTTCCTTTTGTTCAAGCCGGGCAAGGAGAAGAACATAAAAGAAAAAAACTATATCGAGGTTCCGGTTTCCATTAGTGTAAAGGGTACTTACAACAGCTTCGCCGTATTCTTGGATAAGATCAGAACCTTGGACAGGATTATTAATGTGAGAAATATCACCATGAAGAAAAGCAGCATAAGCGGAGGAAATGTAATCCTTCAGATATCCTGCACGGCCGTAACGTTTAAGTTCCCTAATTAA
- the aroC gene encoding chorismate synthase gives MFHFVSAGESHGPGVISLISGVPSGFPVKLDDINSELKRRQKGYGRGGRMAIERDKAQILSGIRGGFTIGSPVAFLIENKDWENWAPYMDPVEVIHAGREVTRPRPGHADLAGGIKYGHTDLRNVLERASARETAARTAAGALAKIILSQFDVEFFGYVLSIGDMVIDPGETPLSVRGQNAQKSIFSLPVTDEDEILKEAVDKVKGEGDTLGGVVEVVVAGVPPGLGGPEQWYTRLDAKLAAALMSIPAVKGVEVGDGFETARKRGKDAHDEIFFDESRRFYRKTNRAGGIEGGITNGAPIVVRAAMKPIPTLMSPLHSVDIRSKEEISAQAERSDVMAVPALSVIAEAMVAVVLAGEFLGKFGGDNLEDISRSYKSYLDRISLY, from the coding sequence ATGTTTCATTTCGTATCGGCGGGGGAATCCCACGGGCCGGGTGTAATCTCGTTGATTTCCGGCGTCCCCTCGGGGTTCCCGGTAAAATTGGACGATATAAACTCTGAGCTCAAGAGGCGGCAGAAGGGATACGGGAGGGGCGGGAGGATGGCCATAGAGCGGGATAAGGCTCAGATACTCTCGGGGATCAGGGGCGGATTTACCATAGGGAGTCCGGTCGCTTTTTTAATCGAGAACAAGGATTGGGAAAACTGGGCCCCGTACATGGATCCCGTCGAGGTTATCCATGCCGGCAGGGAGGTGACAAGACCACGGCCTGGCCACGCCGACCTCGCCGGAGGGATCAAGTACGGCCATACCGATCTCAGAAACGTCCTGGAGCGGGCGAGCGCCCGGGAAACCGCCGCCCGAACCGCCGCAGGGGCGCTGGCAAAGATCATCCTGTCTCAATTTGATGTGGAGTTCTTCGGCTATGTCCTGTCCATTGGAGATATGGTAATCGATCCGGGGGAAACCCCGCTGAGCGTCAGGGGTCAAAACGCCCAGAAATCAATATTTTCCCTGCCGGTTACCGACGAGGATGAAATCTTGAAGGAAGCCGTGGACAAAGTAAAGGGGGAGGGGGATACCCTCGGCGGCGTGGTGGAGGTCGTTGTCGCCGGAGTCCCGCCGGGGCTCGGAGGCCCGGAGCAATGGTACACCCGGCTTGATGCTAAGCTTGCGGCGGCCCTCATGAGCATCCCAGCGGTAAAGGGTGTCGAGGTCGGAGACGGCTTTGAAACCGCAAGGAAAAGGGGGAAAGACGCCCACGACGAGATATTCTTCGACGAGTCGAGGAGATTTTATAGAAAGACGAATCGGGCCGGCGGGATAGAGGGGGGGATAACCAATGGAGCCCCGATCGTTGTGAGAGCCGCCATGAAACCTATCCCGACCCTCATGAGCCCCCTCCATTCCGTGGACATCAGATCGAAGGAGGAGATAAGCGCCCAGGCCGAGAGGTCCGACGTCATGGCCGTTCCCGCCCTCTCCGTTATTGCGGAGGCAATGGTTGCCGTGGTGTTGGCCGGCGAGTTTCTGGGAAAATTTGGGGGAGACAATCTCGAGGATATATCGAGGAGCTATAAGAGCTATCTCGACAGGATAAGCCTTTACTGA
- a CDS encoding helix-turn-helix domain-containing protein translates to MSGNSNQNNVKKYREKLLMSKAELARKAGVSPLTIDRIEKGKDCRMDTKRKILFALDLKLNDKDKVFTDSA, encoded by the coding sequence ATGAGTGGAAATTCTAATCAGAACAACGTTAAGAAGTACCGGGAGAAGCTCCTGATGAGCAAGGCGGAGCTTGCCAGAAAGGCGGGCGTTTCGCCTCTTACGATTGACAGGATCGAAAAGGGGAAGGACTGTCGCATGGACACCAAGAGGAAGATTCTCTTTGCCTTGGATCTTAAACTGAACGATAAGGACAAGGTTTTTACGGATTCTGCATAA